In Falco cherrug isolate bFalChe1 chromosome 2, bFalChe1.pri, whole genome shotgun sequence, the following are encoded in one genomic region:
- the FBXL3 gene encoding F-box/LRR-repeat protein 3, producing MKRGRKTNEANNSSSEETTEKESKRHKVIDEKTIVVQSPDWANLLQDIILQVFQYLPLLDRAHASQVCRSWNQVFHMPDLWRCFEFELNQPATSYLRATHPELIKQIIKRHSNHLQYVSFKVDSSKESAEAACDILSQLVNCSLKTLGLISTARPSFMDLPKSHFISALTVVFVNSKSLSSLKIDDTPVDDPSLKVLVANNSDTLKLLKMSSCPHVSPAGILCVADQCHGLRELALNYHLLSDELLLALSSEKHVRLEHLRIDVVSENPGQTQFHTIQKSSWDAFIKHSPKVNLVMYFFLYEEEFDPFFRYEIPVTHLYFGRSVSKDVLGRVGMTCPRLVELVVCANGLRPLDEELIRIAERCKYLSAVGLGECEVSCSAFVEFVKMCGGRLSQLSIMEEVLIPDQKYSLEQIHWEVSKHLGRVWFPDMMPTW from the exons ATGAAACGAGGAAGGAAAACTAATGAGGCAAACAACAGTTCATCTGAAGAGACAACTGAGAAAGAATCCAAGAGACACAAGGTTATCGATGAGAAGACCATAGTTGTGCAGAGTCCTGACTGGGCGAACCTGCTTCAAGACATTATCCTGCAGGTGTTTCAGTACTTGCCCCTTCTGGATCGTGCTCATGCGTCCCAGGTCTGCCGAAGCTGGAACCAAGTGTTTCATATGCCTGATCTCTGGAGGTGTTTTGAGTTTGAACTGAATCAGCCAGCTACATCTTACTTGAGGGCTACACATCCTGAACTAATCAAGCAAATAATAAAGAGGCATTCCAATCACCTGCAGTATGTAAGCTTCAAG gtGGACAGTAGCAAGGaatctgcagaagcagcttgtGATATTTTATCACAGCTGGTGAATTGCTCTCTGAAAACACTTGGGCTAATTTCAACTGCCCGGCCAAGCTTCATGGATTTACCAAAg tctcacTTTATTTCTGCACTGACAGTGGTTTTTGTAAACTCCAAATCACTCTCTTCACTTAAGATTGATGATACACCAGTAGATGATCCATCTCTTAAAGTGCTAGTGGCTAACAACAGCGACACGCTCAAACTGTTGAAAATGAGCAGTTGTCCTCATGTTTCTCCAGCAG GTATCCTCTGTGTGGCTGACCAGTGTCACGGCTTACGCGAGCTGGCGCTGAACTACCACCTGCTGAGCGATGAGCTTCTGCTTgctttgtcttctgaaaaacatgTCAGGTTAGAACACTTGCGCATTGATGTTGTCAGTGAAAATCCAGGACAGACTCAGTTCCACACGATTCAAAAGAGCAGCTGGGACGCTTTCATCAAGCATTCTCCTAAAGTAAATTTAGTCATGTACTTTTTCTTGTACGAAGAAGAGTTTGACCCGTTCTTTCGTTACGAAATACCCGTCACTCACCTTTACTTTGGAAGATCGGTAAGCAAAGACGTACTTGGCCGCGTTGGGATGACGTGTCCTCGGTTAGTTGAACTGGTTGTGTGCGCCAATGGATTACGGCCACTGGATGAGGAGCTGATCCGTATTGCAGAACGTTGCAAGTATCTGTCCGCCGTTGGCCTAGGAGAATGTGAAGTCTCTTGCAGTGCCTTTGTTGAGTTTGTGAAGATGTGTGGTGGTCGTCTCTCCCAGCTTTCTATTATGGAGGAAGTTTTGATTCCTGATCAGAAATACAGCTTAGAGCAGATTCATTGGGAAGTTTCAAAGCATCTCGGTAGAGTCTGGTTCCCGGACATGATGCCTACATGGTAA
- the CLN5 gene encoding ceroid-lipofuscinosis neuronal protein 5: protein MGCRPLLLLLLAAACGPCFPEGLRAPQRRWPVPYRRFDYRPKTDPYCQARYTFCPTGAAIPVMKEEDVIEVYRLQAPVWEFKYGDLLGHLKIMHDAVGFKSSLTGKNYTMEWYELFQLGNCTFPHLRPDMDAPFWCNQGAACFYEGIDDAHWKENGTLVLVTTISGTMFNEMAKWVKYDNETGIYYETWTVQASPDKQSVVWFESYECSKFILRTYQKLADLGAVFKKVQTNYTSIILFSGEPVYLGNETSIFGPLGNETLATAIRDFYYPFKPHRTVGEFFVDLLKIIDRVILNHQFYLFYNLEYWFLPMKFPYLKIIYEEVPLPVGSKTSFGV from the exons ATGGGCTGCCGGCcgctcctcctgctgctgctggcggcGGCTTGCGGGCCCTGCTTCCCGGAGGGGCTCCGCGCCCCTCAGCGGCGGTGGCCGGTGCCTTACAG GCGCTTTGATTACCGTCCAAAAACTGATCCTTACTGCCAAGCTCGTTACACCTTCTGTCCCACTGGCGCTGCCATTCCAGTTATGAAAGAAGAGGATGTCATTGAAGTGTATCGGTTACAGGCTCCAGTATGGGAATTCAAATACGGGGACCTGCTAGGACATTTG aaaattatGCATGATGCTGTGGGTTTCAAGAGCTCTCTAACGGGCAAAAACTACACAATGGAGTGGTATGAGCTCTTCCAGCTTGGGAACTGCACATTTCCACATCTCCGGCCTGACATGGATGCACCGTTCTGGTGTAACCAGGGAGCTGCCTGCTTTTATGAGGGAATAGATGATGCACACTGGAAGGAAAACGGAACGTTAGTTCTTGTGACCACAATATCAG GAACCATGTTTAATGAAATGGCAAAATGGGTAAAATACGACAATGAGACTGGCATTTACTATGAGACCTGGACAGTTCAAGCAAGTCCTGACAAACAATCAGTAGTTTGGTTTGAATCTTATGAATGCTCAAAATTTATACTGAGAACGTACCAGAAGCTAGCTGACTTAGGAGCTGTATTTAAGAAGGTACAAACAAACTATACAAGCATAATTTTATTCAGTGGAGAACCTGTTTATTTGGGAAATGAAACATCTATTTTTGGACCACTAGGAAACGAGACATTGGCAACAGCTATAAGAGACTTCTACTATCCGTTCAAACCTCATCGGACAGTAGGAGAGTTTTTTGtggatcttttaaaaataatcgATCGTGTCATCTTGAATCATCAGTTTTACCTCTTCTACAACTTGGAATACTGGTTTTTACCTATGAAGTTCCCTTatctcaaaataatttatgaagaGGTCCCTTTACCTGTTGGAAGCAAAACATCCTTTGGTGTGTAG